In Arachis hypogaea cultivar Tifrunner chromosome 2, arahy.Tifrunner.gnm2.J5K5, whole genome shotgun sequence, a genomic segment contains:
- the LOC140176566 gene encoding uncharacterized mitochondrial protein AtMg00860-like, with amino-acid sequence MGGGVHMETAKVQEILEWPQPASIKQLRGFLGLIGYYRRFIKGYASLAALLTDLLKKDSFIWSEQATQAFRQLQHAICKPVLALSNFNIPFEVEIDALGTSVGAILIQQKHPIAYFSKKLHPTLQKQSAYSREFYTITEALKSFAITC; translated from the coding sequence ATGGGTGGTGGTGTTCACATGGAAACGGCTAAGGTTCAAGAAATTCTGGAATGGCCTCAACCTGCAAGCATAAAGCAGCTTCGGGGGTTTTTAGGCCTTATTGGTTATTATCGACGATTTATTAAAGGGTATGCCTCATTAGCAGCTCTTCTCACTGATTTACTTAAGAAAGACTCGTTCATTTGGTCGGAGCAAGCTACTCAAGCTTTTCGGCAGTTGCAGCATGCAATATGTAAACCAGTCTTGGCATTGTCCAATTTTAATATTCCTTTTGAAGTGGAGATAGATGCTTTAGGTACTAGTGTTGGGGCTATTTTGATCCAACAAAAACATCCCATTGCTTATTTTTCCAAGAAGCTACATCCTACTTTACAGAAGCAATCCGCTTACAGCAGAGAGTTTTACACCATCACTGAGGCCTTAAAAAGTTTCGCCATTACTTGCTag